From the genome of Spinacia oleracea cultivar Varoflay chromosome 2, BTI_SOV_V1, whole genome shotgun sequence, one region includes:
- the LOC110778367 gene encoding replication protein A 70 kDa DNA-binding subunit C-like, translating to MAKSFTPIHTINPSIENITVQARVIRLWTVPAFNNPSETNAIEMVLLDAEGGKIQASIKKSFISKWRNVFLEGQAYNISYFGVGKNAGDYKPTMHPYKINFRMFTQAQAVEVVASTIPMDGFDFKSYEALKDLDNTVLIDCIGYLSEILSTDQFIRDGNPQKMLNIQLEDLQKNFLSCTLWNQYADQLTEYLSNHPNCQVFIAIQYAKIKTFHGVVGISSSLFVTGLHINSEIAEINDFKKRFGGEGKTSSEMVEQISSHISQKNENEFLKKSERKHVDEILEMQEVCNCVTLATIDSIELENGWFYLACKKDYKKVQDQKIDELTKFWCEKCNNYVEPVPRFKLQVRVMDESGSASFVIFDREVVQILGKSALHIRECQIKDGNKDDNDDSVPKDLKELLDQKFLFKVKVTDYNLKQSCPLFTVTKMSDDVDLIKTFQDVEGPNEVIEHEEQLDVTSKSVNHCKNTNTKKNVLNNDNENMDDNCEELCITPNHKRSFEELGWTSSEGHITSSEFSTNKTQRKIVVKKEKD from the exons ATGGCCAAGAGTTTTACACCCATACACACAATTAATCCTTCTATAGAGAACATAACGGTTCAAGCAAGGGTTATCCGACTATGGACCGTTCCTGCCTTCAATAATCCAAGTGAAACAAATGCTATTGAAATGGTTTTACTAGATGCAGAG GGAGGCAAGATTCAAGCTTCTATTAAAAAGTCTTTTATCTCAAAATGGCGGAATGTTTTCCTCGAAGGACAAGCGTACAATATTTCGTATTTTGGTGTTGGAAAGAATGCTGGAGACTATAAACCCACGATGCATCCATACAAAATTAACTTTAGAATGTTTACTCAAGCTCAAGCCGTAGAAGTGGTTGCATCGACCATTCCTATGGATGGTTTTGATTTTAAGTCTTATGAAGCACTAAAGGATCTAGACAACACTGTGTTAATCG ATTGTATCGGATATCTTTCTGAAATATTATCAACTGATCAATTTATTAGAGATGGTAACCCCCAAAAAATGCTCAATATTCAACTAGAGGATTTGCA GAAAAATTTCTTGAGTTGCACTTTGTGGAATCAATATGCTGATCAATTGACAGAATATTTATCTAATCATCCAAATTGTCAAGTTTTTATTGCCATCCAGTATGCAAAAATCAAGACTTTTCATG GTGTTGTTGGAATATCGAGTTCCCTATTTGTGACTGGACTCCATATAAATTCTGAAATTGCAGAGATAAATGATTTTAAAAAGAG ATTTGGGGGTGAAGGAAAGACTTCTTCAGAAATGGTGGAACAAATAAGTAGTCACATCTCTCAGAAAAATGAAAACGAGTTCCTGAAAAAATCGGAGAGGAAACATGTTGATGAGATTCTTGAAATGCAGGAG GTTTGCAACTGTGTGACATTAGCCACAATCGACTCTATTGAGCTTGAGAATGGTTGGTTCTACCTTGCATGTAAGAAAGACTACAAGAAAGTTCAAGATCAAAAAATTGATGAGCTAACTAAGTTTTGGTGCGAAAAGTGCAATAATTATGTAGAGCCTGTTCCAAGGTTCAAACTTCAAGTAAGGGTGATGGATGAATCAGGAAGTGCTTCATTTGTTATTTTTGATCGCGAGGTGGTACAAATCTTAGGAAAGTCTGCATTACATATAAGAGAATGCCAAAttaag GATGGCAATAAGGATGACAATGACGATTCAGTGCCTAAAGATTTAAAAGAACTACTGGACCagaagtttttatttaaagttaaagttacagATTATAACCTTAAGCAAAGCTGCCCATTATTCACAGTAACAAAGATGTCTGATGATGTAGACCTTATAAAGACATTCCAAGATGTAGAGGGTCCTAATGAG GTTATAGAGCATGAAGAACAACTAGATGTGACTTCAAAATCTGTCAACCATTGCAAGAATACTAACACAAAGAAG AATGTACTCAACAATGACAATGAGAATATGGATGACAATTGTGAGGAACTTTGTATCACTCCAAACCATAAAAGAAGCTTTGAAGAGTTGGGGTGGACAAGCTCGGAAGGGCATATTACATCATCTGAGTTTTCTACTAATAAAACTCAGCGAAAGATTGTcgtcaaaaaagaaaaggacTAA